Proteins co-encoded in one Yamadazyma tenuis chromosome 1, complete sequence genomic window:
- the CYB5 gene encoding Cytochrome b5 (COG:C; EggNog:ENOG503P7A2) — MSEEEVLKIYTIDEVAEHKSADDLWMVYNGLVYDCSSFLDEHPGGEEVVLDVAGTDATEEFDDIGHSDDAHEILKGLLIGKLEGGVVKEIKSQLDFEEGGSNLPVLAAVAVVVAVGAYFVFVK, encoded by the coding sequence ATGtccgaagaagaagttttgaAGATCTACACTATTGACGAGGTTGCAGAACACAAGAGTGCCGATGACTTGTGGATGGTCTACAACGGGTTGGTATACGATTGTTCATcatttcttgatgaacatCCAGGAGGAGAAGAGGTGGTGTTGGACGTGGCAGGAACGGATGCCACCGAGGAGTTTGATGACATTGGCCACTCCGACGACGCTCATGAGATCTTAAAAGGGTTATTGATTGGGAAGTTGGAAGGTGGTGTGGTaaaggaaatcaagtcACAGTTGGATTTCGAAGAAGGAGGAAGCAACCTTCCTGTTTTGGCGGCGGTGGCCGTGGTGGTTGCCGTGGGTGCCTactttgtgtttgtgaagTAA
- a CDS encoding uncharacterized protein (EggNog:ENOG503P1TD; COG:S) — protein MFKQSTVVLSDNISPQEQEKKANLGKTIEELKILIPNMLKKSLPKQLISPDILLRICPTHFDELNYFLPNIKGHVSYYTTLKTLQLVLTSIVLNPKVKLHIQSIKVMSPSESNIEFLCVFPHTTKIQVRWSTCNEGCPHLLEGTVPGVENSSNIVSTANAKLGSHSWAKVDASKFPKLNTAPDDLRVKSISQTISHLTAGLVGLSKAQNQMERVISGFFIFELNEDHSQIVVHTIEDVDIVEKSSTEEVGGLRIC, from the coding sequence ATGTTCAAACAGTCGACCGTGGTGTTAAGCGACAATATTTCCCCTCAGGAGCAAGAGAAAAAGGCTAACCTTGGAAAGACCATCGAAGAGCTCAAGATTTTGATCCCCaatatgttgaagaaatctcTTCCGAAACAGCTCATATCCCCAGATATCCTATTACGTATTTGTCCCACTCATTTCGACGAGTTGAACTACTTCTTGCCCAATATCAAAGGTCATGTGCTGTATTATACCACCTTGAAGACCCTTCAGCTTGTGCTCACCTCGATCGTTTTGAACCCAAAGGTTAAGTTGCACATCCAGTCCATTAAAGTAATGAGCCCCAGCGAATCAAATATCGAATTTCTATGTGTTTTCCCTcacaccaccaaaatccAGGTTAGGTGGTCGACCTGTAACGAGGGATGCCCACACCTCCTCGAAGGAACGGTTCCAGGGGTGGagaattcttcaaatatAGTCTCTACTGCCAATGCTAAGCTTGGTTCTCATAGCTGGGCCAAAGTGGATGCTCTGAAATTCCCCAAATTAAATACTGCTCCCGATGATTTGAGAGTAAAGTCCATCTCACAAACGATTTCCCATTTGACAGCTGGCTTGGTAGGGTTGCTGAAAGCACAGAACCAGATGGAGAGAGTTATTAGTGGatttttcatctttgagTTGAACGAAGACCACTCGCAGATTGTGGTGCATACgattgaagatgtggaTATCGTGGAGAAGAGCAGCACCGAAGAGGTGGGCGGGTTGCGTATATGTTAA
- the PRX1 gene encoding peroxiredoxin 1 (EggNog:ENOG503NW6E; COG:O): protein MAPLRLGSTAPDFQAETSNGKISFHEYIGDSWAVLFSHPDDFTPVCTTELGAFAKLEPEFTKRNVKLIGLSANGTESHKAWIKDIDEVTGSTLSFPIIADPERKVATLYDMLDFQDASNVDNKGLQLTIRSVFIIDPKKKVRLIITYPASVGRNSAEVLRVVDALQTGDKHRVATGINWIPGDDAIVPVTISNEEAKELFPNFRIIKPYLRLTPLDLSEK, encoded by the coding sequence ATGGCTCCTTTACGTTTAGGTTCTACTGCTCCAGATTTCCAAGCCGAAACTTCCAACGGCAAAATCTCTTTCCACGAGTACATTGGTGACTCATGGGCGGTTTTGTTCTCTCACCCAGATGACTTTACCCCTGTTTGTACCACCGAATTGGGGGCTTTCGCCAAGTTGGAACCCGAATTCACAAAGAGAAAcgtcaagttgattggtTTGTCTGCCAACGGTACCGAATCTCACAAGGCCTGGATCAAGGATATCGATGAGGTTACTGGTTCCACCTTGTCTTTCCCAATTATTGCTGACCCAGAAAGAAAGGTCGCCACCTTGTACGACATGCTCGACTTTCAAGATGCTTCCAACGTCGACAACAAGGGATTGCAATTGACCATCAGATCGGTGTTTATCATTGACCctaagaagaaggtgagATTGATTATTACCTACCCAGCTTCGGTTGGTAGAAACAGTGCCGAAGTGTTGAGAGTTGTCGATGCTTTGCAAACTGGTGACAAGCACAGAGTTGCTACTGGTATCAACTGGATTCCAGGTGATGATGCCATTGTGCCTGTGACCATCAGCAACGAAGAGGCCAAGGAATTATTCCCTAACTTCAGAATCATCAAGCCTTACTTGCGTTTGACTCCTTTGGACTTGAGTGAAAAGTAG
- a CDS encoding 2-nitropropane dioxygenase (COG:E; EggNog:ENOG503PA43), with amino-acid sequence MAGVSTPKMAAAVAASGGLGSLAFGPFLSNSSKLDSEMSEFQALTQSTNTNINFFSHDINNNLTDHQVSNWYKLYDNDTAGIKLKNGGISFKQFEQQSSFRPFLDKLLLYKPSMVSFHFGLPSAATLEEFRQHKIPVFATATSVKEVQELLKSKVEGIVLQGYEAGGHRGNFIDFELDENLSTWSLFSKVKALNPDCFVVPAGGIVSSSDIKYYLDNGASGVQLGTAFVTAAESLNNSFIGNSSNPTIMTDLVSGRSARCLRTPFIEKLIKNSKGLELPPFQYGYHGYKQWRGTKGPEYGFYLVGQNYDLVQHELPVVEIMKNLTRQL; translated from the coding sequence ATGGCGGGTGTTAGCACCCCTAAGATGGCGGCAGCGGTGGCAGCGTCGGGAGGTTTGGGGTCGCTAGCATTTGGTCCATTTCTCTCCAACTCGAGCAAGCTTGACAGCGAAATGTCTGAATTCCAAGCTCTTACtcaatccacaaatacaaatatcaacttcttcagtcacgatatcaacaacaacttgaccGACCACCAGGTGTCAAACTGGTACAAACTTTATGATAACGACACAGCAGGAATTaagttgaaaaatggtGGAATCTCGTTCAAGCAGTTTGAACAGCAATCCAGCTTTCGCCCgtttttggacaagttgttgttatACAAGCCATCAATGGTGTCGTTTCACTTTGGATTGCCTTCTGCTGCCACACTTGAGGAGTTTCGGCAACACAAAATCCCggtttttgcaaccgcaACCTCAGTTAAGGAAGTGcaagaattgttgaaatccAAGGTGGAAGGAATTGTGTTACAGGGTTATGAAGCGGGAGGTCATAGAGGTAACTTTattgactttgaattgGACGAGAATTTGTCTACATGGAGTTTATTTTCCAAGGTCAAAGCCCTTAATCCCGATTGTTTTGTGGTACCTGCGGGAGGAATTGTGTCGAGCTCTGATATCAAGTATTATTTGGATAACGGAGCAAGTGGAGTGCAATTGGGGACGGCTTTTGTGACAGCAGCCGAGTCATTGAATAATCTGTTCATTGGTAACAGCAGTAATCCCACTATTATGACGGACTTGGTGAGTGGAAGAAGTGCTAGATGCTTACGAACTCCGTTCAtcgagaagttgatcaaaaacagTAAAGGGCTTGAGCTTCCTCCATTTCAGTATGGCTACCACGGATATAAGCAATGGAGGGGTACCAAGGGACCTGAATATGGGTTTTACTTGGTAGGACAGAACTATGATTTAGTGCAGCATGAGTTGCCTGTGGTTGAGATcatgaagaacttgacaaGGCAGTTGTGA
- a CDS encoding uncharacterized protein (BUSCO:EOG092643IE; EggNog:ENOG503NXA9; COG:S): MSLGSSTPRIPPHTDALIQEAFNRSTSCLELAQDVVPNGPPAPREIVAHLKLLRCFAELKKRIIASDDNEHLWKTYVTMAARRFLVFMNAIKGISTSALSETLDRMSPPIDVIMVWHSFMLKTLSFTNHCKRNQLQGFFNYSFPLKAITDLINDSTFVFVPTAQLQANFESFMQDTGSFVYDSYQMFDASMVLMIHCPVCAQDLVTIPLIDFADSRFQVSEFENCNCGFQNSMSHDELNKRIFWKDVMDFWYPVTSEYQESRIRLELVKNTFMNLVSKTFEQFIDELGSSISLKSFTQMRSYMGINPINLTIPGNAFHLQDDLVECVASQGKFITSMEQSNWIYSQLLEDIIEDGIERYKNFVLVFKDATFTVVPTLDIELVWNTHQLNQSGYQAYTQEACGKVLRHNDQIEESKLIAGFTETCRKYKELFNQEYSICFCGPCSYRRIRSRSLFSHKAKSGQTLFKANSVHHLSTCQKTESHLRFFYKQSEHYVPWEEKHIQNYVTSSLVPIYEVAQSMSVLDLSNYSIVLGSSSARRLSILQEVLKITKVTVVKPDFEENLPKSMSPKQYVQQTSHHKLLSILDANTFESPTIVICCDTIVDCNGQILEKPQTKVVQRQMLNSYRLHNAINVISSVHVAIVHGKDIHVAGDEVCTTLNFDSSTPQEVIEAYIESEEGLEVAGGFKFQEAGNVLFSSLKGDYFNVVGLPAKRTFDLVRQLLGHV, encoded by the exons ATGAGCTTGGGCTCATCAACTCCCAGAATCCCTCCCCATACTGACGCACTTATCCAGGAAGCCTTTAATAGGTCTACATCGTGCTTAGAGCTTGCACAGGACGTGGTGCCCAATGGTCCTCCTGCACCACGGGAAATTGTGGCCCATTTGAAGCTTTTGCGGTGCTTTGCAGAGCTAAAGAAGAGAATCATAGCCTCCGACGACAATGAACATTTGTGGAAAACGTACGTGACAATGGCTGCAAGACggtttttggtgttcatGAATGCAATCAAAGGCATTTCTACTTCAGCACTTTCCGAAACTTTGGACCGAATGCTGCCACCTATTGACGTGATCATGGTGTGGCATTCTTTCATGTTGAAAACACTTTCTTTCACCAACCACTGCAAAAGAAACCAATTGCAGGGATTTTTCAATTACTCATTCCCATTAAAGGCAATCACTGACCTTATAAATGATTCCACTTTTGTCTTTGTTCCAACAGCACAGTTGCAGGCCAACTTCGAATCGTTTATGCAAGATACCGGCTCTTTTGTATACGATTCTTACCAGATGTTTGATGCTTCAATGGTCTTGATGATCCATTGTCCTGTTTGTGCTCAAGACCTTGTTACCATACCATTGATAGACTTTGCAGACTCTCGGTTCCAAGTATCggaatttgaaaactgcAACTGTGGGTTCCAGAACCTGATGTCTCAcgatgagttgaacaaacGCATCTTCTGGAAAGATGTCATGGACTTCTGGTACCCAGTCACTTCGGAGTACCAAGAGTCTCGGATTCGGTTGGAATTGGTAAAGAATACCTTTATGAACTTGGTGTCCAAGACTTTTGAACAGTTTATCGATGAGTTGGGTAGTTCCATTTCCTTGAAGTCGTTCACTCAAATGAGATCATATATGGGGATAAACCCCATTAACTTGACGATTCCTGGTAATGCATTCCACTTACAAGATGATTTGGTGGAGTGTGTTGCTAGCCAGGGTAAGTTCATTACTAGTATGGAGCAGTCAAACTGGATCTACTCTCAATTGCTTGAAGACatcattgaagatggaaTTGAACGATACAAGAACTTTgtgttggtgttcaaaGATGCTACCTTTACGGTAGTTCCTACTTTGGACATTGAGTTAGTCTGGAATACCCATCAATTGAACCAATCGGGGTATCAGGCTTATACCCAAGAAGCTTGTGGAAAAGTATTGAGACACAACGACCAGATTGAAGAACTGAAGCTAATTGCCGGATTCACAGAAACTTGTCGAAAATACAAAGAGCTATTCAACCAAGAATACTCCATTTGTTTCTGTGGACCATGCAGCTACCGAAGGAtaagatcaagaagcttATTTTCCCACAAAGCCAAAAGCGGACAGACTCTTTTCAAGGCCAACAGTGTTCACCACCTTTCCACCTGTCAAAAAACTGAGTCCCATTTGCGATTCTTTTACAAACAAAGCGAACATTATGTTCCTTGGGAGGAGAAGCACATACAAAATTATGTTACTTCTTCATTAGTTCCCATTTACGAGG TTGCACAATCCATGAGCGTATTAGACCTAAGCAATTATCTGATAGTATTGGGCAGTTCGAGTGCCCGGAGACTCTCGATTCTCCAAGAGGTTCTCAAGATTACAAAGGTGACAGTGGTGAAGCCCGATTTTGAGGAAAATCTCCCGAAATCCATGTCTCCTAAACAGTATGTCCAACAGACCTCTCATCACAAACTACTTTCTATCTTGGACGCCAACACGTTTGAGTCTCCTACAATCGTCATCTGCTGTGATACCATAGTTGACTGTAATGGCCAGATCCTCGAAAAACCCCAGACGAAGGTGGTTCAACGTCAAATGTTAAATAGCTACCGGCTCCACAATGCGATCAATGTGATTTCATCAGTACATGTGGCAATTGTGCACGGAAAAGACATCCATGTCGCTGGAGATGAGGTTTGTACGACCTTGAACTTCGATTCGAGCACTCCTCAAGAAGTGATTGAGGCATACATCGAAAGTGAAGAAGGGTTGGAGGTGGCTGGAGGATTTAAGTTCCAGGAAGCGGGAAACGTTCTTTTCCTGTCACTTAAAGGCGATTACTTCAACGTGGTGGGTCTCCCCGCCAAGCGGACGTTCGATCTAGTTCGCCAGTTACTTGGACATGTGTAA
- the TFC7 gene encoding C6 zinc cluster transcription factor-like protein (EggNog:ENOG503NZ77; COG:G), whose protein sequence is MALKHIYIARHGYRMNWLPPPHPPNPTGIDSDPPLAPHGVDQAKELAEYIASLPHNQQPQFILSSPFYRCVETGEPISKALDIPIVLERGVGEWYKVGRGVIPEPANYDALSKFFSHLSNADEWDRDKTVGVVPSLTGETETDIFARCKFFWSKFFSVFESKYPHIENILIITHAATKIALGMSLMGFNDVFEYLDKDETVLRAGACSLDKYQKVGETWELKMNGNCEFLSQGEEMNWDFHSGFEAGSDEDIKARRLAAEREKQANQDMQDFYITVDVPKYGDSGSLIKPTSKFQISDIVDAHPLAKLTSKSLDDDLIGNLTLIDEQVYKLQWSKLVGTDLIFDEYGELVSKNTEHLSWCSNTKIVEKKIEEERVKVGGGANDTHFYKQMINQLEKGSRADATGEILSTDRTEVQGNGQDT, encoded by the exons ATGGCATTAAAACACATTTATATCGCCAGACATGGATATAGAATGAACTGGTTGCCACCCCCACACCCTCCCAATCCTACTGGGATTGATAGTGATCCTCCGTTGGCACCCCACGGAGTTGACCAGGCTAAGGAACTAGCTGAGTATATTGCGTCGCTCCCTCATAACCAACAACCTCAATTCATCTTGAGTTCTCCCTTTTATAGGTGTGTGGAAACCGGCGAGCCCATAAGCAAGGCTCTCGATATCCCAATTGTATTGGAGCGGGGTGTTGGTGAGTGGTATAAGGTTGGTAGAGGAGTGATTCCTGAACCTGCCAACTACGATGCGCtatccaagtttttcagTCATTTATCTAATGCAGACGAATGGGATAGGGACAAGACGGTGGGAGTGGTTCCCAGTTTGACGGGAGAAACCGAAACCGACATTTTCGCCCGGTGCAAGTTCTTCTGGAGCAAGTTTTTCCTGGTGTTCGAGTCAAAGTATCCGCACATCGAGAACattctcatcatcacccaCGCTGCCACCAAGATCGCGTTGGGTATGTCGTTGATGGGCTTCAACGATGTGTTTGAGTACTTGGATAAGGACGAAACGGTGTTGAGGGCAGGGGCCTGCTCCTTAGACAAGTACCAAAAAGTCGGGGAAACTTGGGAACTCAAAATGAACGGCAACTGTGAGTTTTTGAGCcaaggagaagaaatgaaCTGGGACTTCCACTCCGGATTTGAAGCTGGATCCgatgaagatatcaaagCTAGAAGACTCGCGGCCGAGAGAGAGAAACAAGCAAATCAAGACATGCAA GACTTTTACATCACAGTAGACGTCCCCAAGTACGGTGACAGTGGAAGTTTGATCAAGCCCACTTCCAAATTTCAGATCAgtgatattgttgatgCGCATCCATTGGCAAAGCTCACCAGTAAGCtgcttgatgatgatttgatagGAAATCTTACCCTTATAGATGAGCAGGTTTACAAGCTTCAATGGTCGAAATTGGTGGGAACCGACTTGATTTTTGACGAGTATGGAGAACTTGTTTCCAAGAACACAGAGCATTTAAGCTGGTgttccaacaccaaaatcgttgaaaagaaaatcGAGGAAGAGAGGGTCAAGGTGGGAGGTGGTGCTAACGACACCCATTTCTACAAACAAATGATCAATCAGTTGGAAAAGGGAAGCCGAGCCGATGCTACGGGGGAAATTTTGTCAACGGATCGCACCGAAGTTCAAGGTAATGGCCAAGATACTTAG
- the NOP15 gene encoding nucleolar protein (COG:A; EggNog:ENOG503P21Q; BUSCO:EOG09264T8I) yields the protein MAQKAGSKYQVKPVKRTEIEELSANKDEIEVASSSSSESDINAESDVELSEDSESDSEDEQDQIKGLEDNRKHVIIKPARIIDTSKSKGKKGVIYLGRIPDGFYEAEMEKYFKQFGEITRVKLSRNKKTGKSKHYGFIEFTSVQVAKVASEAMNNYLLYGHLIKCYVVDNPSDLMFSQSKFKIIPWRSVSKHRNDKPKSQQHWDKLSKKFESNQQKRKSGLQQKGIDLGYLD from the coding sequence ATGGCTCAGAAAGCTGGTAGCAAGTACCAGGTCAAGCCCGTCAAAAGGACAGAGATCGAAGAATTGTCAGCCAACAAAGATGAGATAGAGGTGGCCTCAAGCTCTAGCTCCGAGAGCGACATCAACGCCGAAAGTGATGTTGAATTAAGTGAAGACAGCGAATCTGACTCAGAAGACGAGCAAGACCAAATAAAAGGATTGGAAGACAACCGCAAGCATGTTATAATAAAGCCCGCCAGAATAATAGACACCAGCAAGAGCAAGGGTAAGAAGGGAGTCATATACTTGGGCAGAATCCCTGACGGGTTCTACGAGGCAGAAATGGAAAAATACTTCAAGCAGTTTGGAGAAATAACCAGAGTGAAGTTATCcagaaacaagaaaaccGGAAAGTCCAAGCATTATGGGTTTATTGAGTTCACCAGCGTCCAAGTAGCCAAGGTTGCCAGTGAAGCCATGAATAATTATCTTTTATATGGCCACTTGATCAAATGTTATGTGGTGGACAACCCCAGTGATTTGATGTTCAGCCAGTCCAAGTTTAAGATCATTCCTTGGAGAAGTGTTAGCAAGCATCGTAACGACAAGCCCAAAAGCCAGCAACATTGGGATAAGTTAAGTAAGAAATTTGAGTCCAACCaacaaaagagaaagtCGGGGTTGCAACAAAAGGGCATTGATTTGGGTTACTTAGATTAG
- the MAL9 gene encoding alpha-D-glucosidase (maltase) (alpha-amylase) (MALT) (MAZS) (EggNog:ENOG503NU69; CAZy:GH13; COG:G), with protein sequence MTINYKWWKDATIYQVWPASFKDSNGDGIGDIPGIVSKLDHIKNLGADIIWLSPMYDSPQNDMGYDISDYESVYPKYGTLEDMDILIDQIHKRGMRLILDLVINHTAAEHKWFQESKSSKTNPKRDWYIWKPPKYDSKGNRQPPNNWVSYFSGSAWEYDETTGEYYLHLFAKNQPDLNWENEHTRNALYKSALSFWFDKGIDGFRIDTAGMYSKDQRFLDAPIVFPDREFQPCKLYHQNGPRIHEFHQEMFKRVTSKYDAMTVGEVGHSSHDEVLKYVGAGRGEMNMLFLFDMVELGSDPRDRFIYNGYNLPDLKTAVTNQAEFIGTEGWTTVFNENHDQPRSVTRFGNDDPKWRVQSGKLLALLMSSLSGTLFLYQGQEIGMTNVPKEWPIEEYKDINSMNYYNELLQEGASDERIAQFMKVLNLVARDNARTPVQWDASAHAGFSTGKPWMRVNDNYPDINAESQYNDPHSLYNFWKSCLSLRKQHKDLFVYGDLEILDFDNQKTFSFLKKSDDKTVLVVLNFTDKEIDFEPLVKGDLKLLHSNYTKVSQQLEPYEGRVYSVY encoded by the coding sequence ATGACAATCAACTATAAATGGTGGAAGGATGCCACGATCTACCAGGTATGGCCTGCCTCTTTCAAAGACTCCAACGGGGACGGAATTGGGGATATTCCTGGTATAGTTTCCAAACTTGAccacatcaagaacttgggtGCCGACATCATCTGGTTATCTCCAATGTATGACTCCCCCCAGAATGACATGGGATATGATATCAGTGACTACGAGTCTGTGTATCCCAAGTACGGGACTTTGGAAGACATGGACATCTTAATTGACCagatccacaaaagagGAATGAGGTTaatcttggacttggttATTAACCATACTGCTGCTGAGCACAAATGGTTTCAGGAAAGTAAAAGCTCCAAAACCAACCCCAAGAGAGACTGGTATATTTGGAAGCCTCCCAAGTACGATTCTAAGGGTAACAGACAACCTCCCAACAACTGGGTGTCATATTTCTCTGGTTCTGCGTGGGAATATGATGAAACCACCGGTGAATACTATTTGCACTTATTTGCCAAAAACCAACCAGACTTGAACTGGGAAAATGAACACACCAGAAATGCTCTCTACAAGTCTGCCCTTTCTTTCTGGTTCGATAAAGGCATTGATGGGTTTAGAATTGATACTGCGGGTATGTACTCCAAGGATCAGAGGTTCTTGGATGCACCTATTGTATTCCCAGACAGAGAGTTCCAGCCGTGCAAATTATACCACCAGAATGGCCCAAGAATCCATGAGTTCCATCAGGAAATGTTTAAGAGGGTAACTTCCAAGTATGATGCAATGACTGTAGGTGAAGTGGGACACTCTTCTCACGATGAGGTTCTTAAGTACGTGGGTGCTGGTAGAGGTGAAATGAACATGTTATTCTTATTTGATATGGTGGAACTAGGATCTGATCCTCGTGACCGGTTCATCTACAATGGATACAATTTGCCAGATCTCAAGACGGCTGTGACTAACCAAGCAGAGTTCATTGGGACCGAGGGCTGGACAACTGTGTTTAATGAGAACCATGATCAGCCAAGGTCTGTAACCAGATTTGGTAACGATGATCCTAAATGGAGAGTACAGTCAGGCAAGTTGCTAGCATTGTTAATGAGTTCTCTTAGTGGAACACTCTTCCTTTACCAGGGACAGGAAATTGGAATGACCAATGTGCCTAAAGAATGGCCCATCGAGGAATACAAAGATATCAACTCCATGAACTATTATAATGAGTTGCTTCAAGAAGGTGCCAGTGATGAGAGAATAGCCCAGTTTATGAAGGTACTCAATCTTGTAGCAAGAGACAATGCCAGAACTCCGGTTCAGTGGGATGCTTCTGCTCATGCAGGGTTTTCAACGGGAAAGCCTTGGATGAGAGTTAATGACAATTATCCCGATATCAATGCCGAGTCTCAGTACAATGATCCTCATTCGCTTTATAATTTCTGGAAACTGTGTCTTTCTCTTAGAAAGCAACATAAGGACTTGTTCGTGTatggagatcttgaaatcttggatTTCGACAACCAGAAGACCTTTTcgttcttgaaaaaatcagATGATAAAACTgtcttggtggtgttgaactttACTGATAAAGAAATTGACTTTGAGCCTTTGGTCAAAGGAGATCTCAAGCTCTTACACAGCAATTATACTAAAGTTTCCCAACAGTTGGAACCATATGAAGGCAGAGTTTATAGTGTTTACTAG